In a single window of the Streptomyces cinnabarinus genome:
- a CDS encoding magnesium and cobalt transport protein CorA — MAKNHRKSVWRRALTPPAGAPEPTTPPDGPAPAEPEPASIVQAALYRDGVRVSSPATLAETYRELREQPSGMAWIGLARPPESELKSLAAEFDLHPLSVEDALEAHQRPKLERYGDTLFVVLRAARYLDAPEEVDFGELHVFVGPDFVITVRHGAAPDLSAVRRRMEETPELLKLGPEAVLYAILDAVVDGYVPVVAGVQNDVDEIETEVFRGDPAVSRRIYELSREMVEFQRATRPLVGMLHGLMAGFAKYGTDEELQRYLRDVADHVTHTSERVDSFRQALTDILTVNATLVTQQQNAEMRALAEAGFAQNEEIKRISSWAAILFAPTLVGTIYGMNFTHMPELHWVLGYPFAIALMGIICVSLYVIFKQRDWL; from the coding sequence ATGGCGAAGAACCACCGGAAGTCCGTCTGGCGCCGCGCCCTGACACCCCCGGCCGGCGCCCCGGAGCCCACGACGCCCCCGGACGGGCCCGCGCCCGCCGAGCCGGAGCCGGCGAGCATCGTGCAGGCGGCCCTGTACCGGGACGGGGTGCGGGTCTCCTCCCCCGCCACGCTCGCCGAGACCTACCGCGAGCTGCGCGAACAGCCGTCCGGTATGGCCTGGATCGGGCTCGCCCGGCCGCCGGAGTCCGAACTGAAGTCGCTGGCCGCCGAGTTCGACCTGCATCCGCTGTCGGTCGAGGACGCGCTGGAGGCCCATCAGCGCCCGAAGCTGGAGCGGTACGGCGACACCCTGTTCGTGGTCCTGCGCGCGGCCCGCTATCTGGACGCCCCGGAGGAGGTCGACTTCGGCGAGCTGCACGTGTTCGTCGGGCCGGACTTCGTCATCACGGTCCGCCATGGCGCGGCGCCCGATCTGTCGGCGGTGCGCCGCCGCATGGAGGAGACTCCGGAGCTGCTGAAGCTGGGCCCGGAGGCGGTGCTGTACGCGATCCTCGACGCGGTGGTCGACGGGTACGTCCCGGTCGTCGCGGGCGTCCAGAACGACGTCGACGAGATCGAGACGGAGGTCTTCCGCGGCGACCCCGCCGTCTCCCGCCGCATCTACGAACTCTCCCGCGAGATGGTCGAGTTCCAGCGCGCCACCCGCCCCCTGGTCGGGATGCTGCACGGCCTGATGGCGGGCTTCGCAAAGTACGGCACGGACGAGGAGCTCCAGCGCTATCTCCGTGACGTCGCCGACCACGTCACCCACACCAGCGAGCGCGTCGACTCCTTCCGCCAGGCCCTGACCGACATCCTCACCGTCAACGCCACCCTGGTCACCCAGCAACAGAACGCGGAGATGCGGGCGTTGGCGGAGGCGGGGTTCGCCCAGAACGAGGAGATCAAGCGGATCTCCTCCTGGGCGGCGATCCTGTTCGCCCCGACGCTGGTCGGGACGATCTACGGCATGAACTTCACGCACATGCCGGAGCTGCACTGGGTGCTCGGATACCCCTTCGCGATCGCCCTGATGGGGATCATCTGTGTGAGTCTGTACGTCATCTTCAAGCAGCGGGACTGGCTCTAG
- a CDS encoding winged helix DNA-binding domain-containing protein — protein sequence MTKTTTAQGPVLGTRALNRATLDRQLLLRRTPMSAQAAVEHLVGLQAQEVKPPYYALAARLDGFRPEELAGSLERRETVRIVTMRSTIHLHSADDSLILRPLVQPARTREINLFRKGLVGVDLDRLAVLARDLVEEAPRTMKQLREALGAEWPDADPQSLAVAARCKLPLVQVTPRGVWGRSAQVSLTTVEHWLGRAEEPAASVDATVLRYLAAFGPASVKDFQTWCGLTRTRPAFERLRPELITFRDENGVELFDLPDAPRPDPATPAPPRFLPEFDNLLLSHADRTRVIPPANRGRTWQVNTVYCPFLVDGFLAGVWRIIDGALVIEPFGDLTKAQRAEVLTEGAHMLQVMHPESSYDIRFGTVLPS from the coding sequence ATGACGAAGACGACGACCGCCCAGGGCCCCGTTCTCGGCACCCGCGCCCTCAACCGCGCCACCCTGGACCGGCAACTGCTGCTGCGCCGCACCCCGATGTCCGCGCAGGCCGCCGTGGAGCACCTGGTCGGCCTCCAGGCGCAGGAGGTCAAGCCGCCGTACTACGCGCTCGCCGCCCGCCTCGACGGCTTCCGGCCCGAGGAGCTCGCCGGGTCGCTGGAACGGCGCGAGACCGTGCGGATCGTCACCATGCGCTCGACCATCCATCTGCACAGCGCCGACGACAGCCTCATCCTGCGGCCCCTGGTGCAGCCCGCCCGCACCCGGGAGATCAACCTCTTCCGCAAGGGCCTCGTCGGTGTCGACCTGGACCGGCTCGCGGTCCTCGCCCGCGACCTCGTCGAGGAGGCGCCGCGCACCATGAAGCAACTGCGGGAGGCGCTCGGGGCCGAGTGGCCGGACGCCGATCCGCAGTCCCTGGCCGTCGCCGCCCGCTGCAAGCTGCCGCTGGTCCAGGTCACCCCGCGCGGAGTGTGGGGCCGCAGCGCCCAGGTCTCCCTGACCACCGTCGAGCACTGGCTCGGCCGCGCCGAGGAGCCCGCCGCGTCGGTCGACGCCACCGTCCTGCGCTATCTCGCCGCCTTCGGGCCCGCCTCGGTCAAGGACTTCCAGACCTGGTGCGGGCTGACCCGGACCCGCCCCGCCTTCGAGCGGCTGCGCCCGGAGCTGATCACCTTCCGGGACGAGAACGGCGTAGAGCTGTTCGACCTCCCCGACGCCCCCAGGCCCGACCCGGCCACCCCGGCCCCGCCCCGCTTCCTGCCCGAGTTCGACAACCTGCTGCTCTCCCACGCCGACCGCACCCGGGTGATCCCGCCCGCGAACCGGGGCCGCACCTGGCAGGTGAACACCGTCTACTGCCCGTTCCTCGTCGACGGCTTCCTCGCGGGCGTCTGGCGGATCATCGACGGCGCCCTCGTCATCGAGCCCTTCGGTGACCTCACCAAGGCCCAGCGCGCGGAGGTCCTGACGGAAGGGGCGCACATGCTTCAGGTCATGCACCCGGAGTCGTCGTACGACATCCGCTTCGGGACCGTCCTGCCCTCATAA